From a region of the Alosa sapidissima isolate fAloSap1 chromosome 9, fAloSap1.pri, whole genome shotgun sequence genome:
- the LOC121718982 gene encoding LOW QUALITY PROTEIN: zinc finger protein 626-like (The sequence of the model RefSeq protein was modified relative to this genomic sequence to represent the inferred CDS: inserted 2 bases in 1 codon; substituted 1 base at 1 genomic stop codon), with protein MLIHTGQKPHKCAQCGRAFNLSSTLKIHMRTHTGEKPHKCAQCGKACISRSGLKTHMLSHTGEKPHKCAQCGRGFRQMSNLKTHLLTHTGEKPHTCIQCGRAFMQISTLKTHMRTHTGEKPYKCIQCGKAYISKSGLKKHILVHTGEKPHQCSQCGRAFMQISTLKTHMXTHTGEKPYKCAQCGRAFMSNSGLRNHXLIHTGEKPHKCNQCGRAFNQNSTLKIHIRTHTGEKPHKCIQCGKAYISRSGLKTHMRTHTGEKPH; from the exons atgctaatacacactggacagaagcctcataaatgtgcccagtgtggaagaGCTTTTAATCTAAGTTCAACACTTAAAATCCATATGCGaactcacactggagagaagccccataaatgtgcccagtgtggaaaagcttgcATCTCAAGATCAG GTCTTAAAACCCATATGCTAAGTCACACCGGAGAGAAGCCTCacaaatgtgcccagtgtggaagaGGTTTTAGACAGATGTCAAATCTCAAAACCCATTTGCTaactcacactggagagaagcctcatacatGTATCCAGTGTGGAAGAGCTTTCATGCAAATTTCAACTCTTAAAACCCATATGCGaactcacactggagagaagccttatAAATgtatccagtgtggaaaagcttatATCTCAAAATCAGGTCTTAAAAAACATATACTggtacacactggagagaagcctcatcaaTGTAGCCAGTGTGGAAGAGCTTTCATGCAAATTTCAACTCTTAAAACTCACATGTGaactcacactggagagaagccttataaatgtgcccagtgtggaagaGCTTTTATGTCAAATTCAGGTCTTAGAAATCA GCTTattcacactggagagaagcctcataaatgtaatCAGTGTGGAAGAGCTTTTAATCAGAATTCAACTCTTAAAATCCATATTCGAACTCACACTGGAGAAAAACCTCATAAATgtatccagtgtggaaaagcttacATCTCAAGATCAGGTCTCAAAACCCATATGCGaactcacactggagagaagcctcattaA
- the LOC121718938 gene encoding zinc finger protein 239-like: MDPGHSSHSGGHVNFTETQDDLLRVIVKEEDITEEDYGHMTAFPHDEEKSFAEPHCKTETDIIETYVAESSVTFTESDESQQATEVNVKEEEYEEEVDYLLGDTTQQKIHGQNDELEGSLQLEGSLYNCTVCGKSFTALNELEKHQQTHSVDANEKMCYQCTLCEKSYTAASSLRLHMRTHTGEKRHKCDQCGKAFYMISHLKIHTLIHTGERPHKCDQCGKSFSQIQHLKGHMLTHTGEKPHKCFQCGRAFSQISQVKAHMLTHTGEKPHECNQCGKAFSRLSQLQAHMLIHTGEKPYECTQCGKGFTQKSNLTTHMRTHTGEKPHKCSQCGKCFSLTPKLKIHMRTHTGEKPHECYQCGKTFSQKSNLNTHLRTHAGETYRKTYMK, encoded by the exons atGGATCCCGGACATTCATCACATTCTGGGGGTCACGTCAACTTTACCGAAACGCAGGATGACCTGCTGAGAGTGATAGTAAAAGAAGAAGATATAACGGAGGAGGACTATGGTCATATGACTGCGTTTCCACATGATGAAGAAAAGTCCTTTGCAGAGCCACACTGTAAAACTGAGACGGACATCATTGAGACATACGTCGCAGAGTCCAGTGTTACTTTCACTGAAAGTGATGAATCACAACAGGCAACAGAGGTTAACGTGAAGGAAGAAGAGTACGAAGAAGAGGTCGATTATCTCCTGGGAG ATACAACACAACAGAAGATCCACGGACAGAATGATGAACTCGAAGGAAGTCTGCAACTCGAAGGAAGTCTCTACAACTGCACAGTCTGCGGGAAGAGTTTCACGGCCCTGAACGAACTTGAGaaacaccagcaaacacactctGTTGATGCGAATGAAAAAATGTGTTATCAGTGCACTCTGTGTGAGAAGTCCTATACGGCCGCTTCATCTCTTCGGCtgcacatgcgtacacacacggGAGAGAAGCGCCACAAATGTGACCAGTGTGGGAAAGCTTTTTATATGATTTCCCATCTTAAAATCCATACgttaatacacactggagagaggcctcataaatgtgaccaGTGCGGGAAAAGTTTTTCACAAATTCAACATCTTAAAGGCCACATGttaacacacactggagagaagcctcataaatgtttcCAATGTGGAAGagctttttcacaaatttcacaAGTTAAAGCCCACATGttaacacacactggagagaagcctcatgaatgtaaccagtgtggaaaagctttttcacgaCTTTCACAACTTCAAGCCCATATgttaatacacactggagagaagccttatGAATGCACCCAGTGTGGAAAGGGTTTTACACAAAAATCAAATCTTACAACCCATATGCGAACTCACACTGgggagaagcctcataaatgttctCAGTGTGGAAAATGTTTTTCGCTAACACCAAAACTTAAAATCCATATGCGaactcacactggagagaagcctcacgaATGTTATCAGTGTGGAAAAACTTTTTCACAAAAATCAAATCTTAATACCCATTTGCGAACTCACGCTGGAGAGACCTACAGGAAAACATACATGAAATAG
- the LOC121718789 gene encoding zinc finger protein 709-like isoform X6, whose product MDHGLALNSGCNVTDTRQIDLRLIVKEEDIKEEEYDHMIAFPHDEEKPFAEPHCKTETDIIETDVAESNVTFTETQQARAEVKVKKDEEEEELYYLLGDTTQQKTIHGQDDELNMQLKGRTHHCTVCKRSFTTLRELEKHQQTHSLGQKIQKTKKKQKTRRKSHQCPLCEKTYTASSSLRLHMYIHTGEKPHKCDQCGKGFSQIQLLRVHLFTHSGEKPHKCDQCGKGFIQIRNLKSHMLIHTGESPHTCVQCGRGFPSKSGLKSHMPTHTGEKAYKCVQCGKGFAQASNLRQHMVIHTGEKDYTCSQCGKAFGYLSTLKAHMVTHTGEKRHQCVQCGKDFFLLSGLKTHMLVHSGEKPHTCAQCGKGFTLASQLKSHIQTHSGEKPHRCAQCGKGFSSISNLRTHMLVHSGVKRHKCAHCGKGFALFSSLKKHLVVHTGEKDYVCSKCGKAFGQLSTLKGHMLTHTEEKPHKCIQCGKAYIASAGLRTHMLTHTGEKPHTCTQCGKAFFRKSTLKIHTRIHTREKSSICTLSERAYISSSTLETQMLNRTRERSHKCIQCGKAYISRSGLRSHMLTHSGEKPHKCIQCGRAFIRNSTLKTHMRTHTGEKPYKCIHCGKAFMSSSGLRIHNLSHTGEKPHKCVQCGKSFNQSSGLKTHMVTHTGEKPHRCIQCGRAFKQISSLKAHMRTHTGEKPHKCIHCGRAFNQHSTLKTHIQTHTREKLHKCIQCGKAYVSTTGLRNHMKTHTGEKPHECIQCGRTFNQSSTLKNHMRTHTGEKPYRCIHCGKAFTQSIRLKTHMQTHTDEKSHNVCNVEKDFQ is encoded by the exons ATGGATCACGGACTTGCGTTAAATTCTGGCTGTAACGTTACTGACACGCGGCAGATTGACCTGAGATTGATTGTGAAAGAAGAAGATATAAAAGAGGAGGAATATGATCATATGATTGCATTTCCACATGATGAAGAAAAGCCATTTGCAGAGCCtcactgtaaaactgaaacggACATTATTGAGACAGACGTCGCTGAGTCCAACGTTACTTTCACTGAAACACAACAGGCAAGAGCGGAGGTTAAAGTGAAGAAAgacgaggaggaagaagagctcTATTATCTCCTAGGAG ATACAACACAACAGAAGACCATCCATGGACAGGATGATGAGCTCAACATGCAACTCAAAGGAAGGACGCACCACTGCACTGTCTGCAAGAGGAGTTTTACGACCCTAAGAGAACTTGAGaaacaccagcaaacacactctcttgggcagaaaatacaaaaaacaaagaaaaagcaAAAGACTCGCAGAAAGTCTCATCAATGTCCCCTGTGTGAAAAAACGTATACAGCATCTTCATCTCTTCGActgcacatgtacatacacactggagaaaagcctcataaatgtgaccaGTGCGGGAAAGGTTTTTCACAAATTCAACTTCTCAGAGTCCATTTGTTTACACATTCTGgcgagaagcctcataaatgcgaccagtgtggaaaaggttttaTACAAATTCGAAATCTTAAATCCCATATgttaatacacactggagagagccCTCATActtgtgtccagtgtggaagagGTTTTCCGTCAAAGTCAGGTCTTAAATCCCATATGCCTACCCATACTGGGGAGAAGGCttataaatgtgtccagtgcGGAAAAGGTTTTGCACAAGCTTCAAATCTTAGACAACATATggtaatacacactggagagaaggatTATACGTGTTCCCAATGTGGAAAAGCATTTGGATATCTTTCAACTCTGAAAGCGCATATGGTAACGCACACCGGAGAGAAGCGTCATCAGTGTGTTCAGTGTGGAAAAgatttctttttactttcaGGTCTGAAAACCCACATGTTGGTACATAgcggagagaagcctcatacatgtgcccagtgtggaaaaggtttcACACTTGCATCACAACTTAAATcccacatccaaacacatagcggagagaagcctcatagatgtgcccagtgtggaaaaggtttttcaAGTATTTCAAATCTTAGAACCCACATGCTAGTACACTCTGGAGTGAAGCGGCATAAATGTGCTCATTGTGGAAAAGGTTTCGCACTATTTTCAAGTCTTAAAAAACATCTGGTcgtacacactggagagaaggatTATGTGTGCTCCAAATGTGGAAAAGCATTTGGACAGCTTTCAACTCTGAAAGGCCATATGCTAACGCATACGgaagagaagcctcataaatgtatccagtgtggaaaagcttatATCGCAAGTGCAGGCCTTAGAACCCACATGTTAACTCACACTGGCGAGAAGCCTCATACAtgtacccagtgtggaaaagctttttttcGCAAATCAACTCTTAAAATCCATACGCGAATTCACACTAGAGAGAAGTCTTCTATATGTACCCTGTCTGAAAGAGCTTATATCTCAAGTTCAACTCTTGAAACCCAAATGCTAAATCGCACGAGAGAGAGAAGTCATAAATgtatccagtgtggaaaagcttatATCTCAAGGTCAGGTCTTAGATCCCATATGCTAACACACagtggagagaagcctcataaatgtattCAGTGTGGAAGAGCTTTCATACGAAATTCAACTCTTAAAACCCATATGCGaactcacactggagagaagccttatAAATGTATCCactgtggaaaagcttttatgTCAAGTTCAGGTCTTAGAATCCATAACCTAagtcacactggagagaagcctcataaatgtgttcAATGTGGAAAATCTTTCAATCAAAGTTCAGGTCTTAAAACCCATATGgtaacacacactggagagaagcctcatagaTGTATCCAGTGTGGAAGAGCTTTTAAACAAATTTCAAGTCTTAAAGCTCATATGCGaactcacactggagagaagcctcataaatgtatcCATTGTGGAAGAGCTTTTAATCAACATTCAACTCTTAAAACCCATATCCAAACTCACACTAGAGAGAAACTTCATAAATgtatccagtgtggaaaagcttacGTCTCAACAACAGGTCTTCGGAACCATATGAAAactcacacaggagagaagcctcatgaaTGCATTCAGTGTGGAAGAACTTTCAATCAAAGTTCAACTCTTAAAAATCATATGCGaactcacactggagagaagccttatAGATGTATCCACTGTGGAAAAGCATTTACGCAATCCATACGTCTTAAAACCCATATGCAAACTCACACTGACGAGAAGTCTCataatgtgtgtaatgtagAAAAAGATTTTCAGTAA